The Frondihabitans australicus genome includes a region encoding these proteins:
- a CDS encoding TetR/AcrR family transcriptional regulator yields MSQADAIDRLVADAESVPESPAEAVVASKLGRKRDHSRDPEILACAVDVLAEVGYEGMTIEMVATRAKAGKATLYRRWASKEELVIEAVACMKRADVAAMAIPDTGTLRGDLVSLIRPHSIQDNDKKIRVMGGLLSLISRNPELADAVDATIIEPRAAINRMLLHRAMERGEIPDDVDVDRLAMISPSMVAYRTLVQKKVADREFLLSIIDGVILPAVGVRAPKTSGEAATVTESEAETDRVPAGIA; encoded by the coding sequence ATGTCGCAGGCTGATGCCATCGACAGGCTCGTCGCCGACGCCGAGTCCGTGCCGGAGTCTCCGGCCGAGGCGGTCGTCGCCTCGAAGCTGGGCCGCAAGCGCGACCACTCCCGCGATCCCGAGATCCTGGCCTGCGCGGTCGACGTGCTCGCCGAGGTCGGCTACGAGGGGATGACCATCGAGATGGTCGCCACGCGGGCGAAGGCCGGCAAGGCGACTCTCTACCGTCGATGGGCCTCGAAGGAGGAGTTGGTCATCGAGGCCGTCGCGTGCATGAAGCGCGCGGACGTCGCGGCGATGGCGATCCCCGACACGGGCACCCTCCGAGGCGATCTTGTCTCGCTGATCCGTCCGCACTCCATTCAGGACAACGACAAGAAGATCCGGGTGATGGGCGGCCTCCTGTCGCTCATCTCGCGCAATCCCGAGCTGGCCGACGCCGTCGACGCGACGATCATCGAGCCCCGTGCCGCCATCAACCGGATGCTCCTTCACCGGGCCATGGAACGCGGCGAGATCCCGGACGACGTCGACGTCGACCGCCTCGCCATGATCAGCCCGTCGATGGTGGCCTACCGCACTCTCGTGCAGAAGAAGGTCGCCGACCGCGAGTTCCTGCTCTCGATCATCGACGGCGTGATCCTGCCCGCTGTCGGTGTGCGGGCGCCGAAGACGTCCGGTGAGGCCGCGACGGTCACGGAGTCCGAAGCCGAGACGGATCGCGTCCCCGCCGGCATCGCGTGA
- a CDS encoding TIGR03364 family FAD-dependent oxidoreductase, with the protein MSTPADRTADIAIVGAGIVGLGHALAAVDRGLRVIVIERGSRQNGASIRNFGHACISVQSGVAQEYADRARELWLRLRDEAGLWMRDVGGYVVARHEDELAAVGEFVERRPGDARLLSPSETAAATGADPAGVVGGAHLLRDLQVNPREALFDITRYLESRGVEFHFTTAVRRIEPRRLETTRGTVEAERVVVAVNYDVDQVFPELGERYSVRRCGLDMTRVAVDGLRAPLAGPVLTGWSMLRYSGFAASPSLGAVRDRLHSTWPSLADLDLNQMYTQLPDGTVIVGDTHYRDDTVTPFQQEHAFSSMLEAAASFFGVGASQVRVLERWQGVYASAPEEFLVDEVVAGVHVVSVTTGIGMTTGLGLADRVIASLYEGAAV; encoded by the coding sequence GCCGTCGACCGAGGCCTGCGCGTGATCGTGATCGAGCGGGGAAGCCGGCAGAACGGCGCGTCGATCCGCAACTTCGGCCACGCCTGCATCTCGGTGCAGTCGGGCGTCGCGCAGGAGTACGCCGACCGAGCACGCGAGCTGTGGCTGCGGCTCCGCGACGAGGCCGGGCTGTGGATGCGCGACGTCGGAGGGTACGTCGTCGCACGGCACGAGGACGAGCTGGCGGCCGTGGGGGAGTTCGTCGAGCGCCGACCGGGTGACGCCCGGCTCCTGAGCCCCTCGGAGACCGCGGCAGCGACCGGCGCGGACCCGGCGGGCGTCGTCGGAGGGGCGCACCTTCTGCGGGATCTCCAGGTGAACCCGCGCGAGGCCCTGTTCGACATCACCCGGTACCTGGAGTCGCGGGGAGTGGAGTTCCACTTCACGACCGCTGTGCGGCGGATCGAGCCGCGCCGTCTGGAGACCACGAGGGGCACCGTCGAGGCGGAGCGCGTCGTCGTCGCCGTGAACTACGACGTCGACCAGGTCTTCCCGGAGCTCGGCGAGCGCTACTCGGTGCGCCGCTGCGGCCTCGACATGACGCGCGTCGCCGTCGACGGGTTGCGGGCTCCGCTGGCCGGGCCGGTGCTGACCGGCTGGTCGATGCTGCGGTACTCGGGGTTCGCGGCGTCGCCGTCGCTGGGCGCAGTGCGCGACCGGCTGCATTCGACCTGGCCCTCGCTCGCCGATCTCGACCTCAACCAGATGTACACACAGCTGCCGGACGGCACCGTGATCGTGGGCGACACGCACTACCGTGACGACACGGTGACGCCGTTCCAGCAGGAGCACGCGTTCTCGTCGATGCTCGAAGCCGCGGCGTCGTTCTTCGGCGTAGGCGCGTCGCAGGTGCGCGTTCTCGAGCGGTGGCAGGGGGTGTACGCCAGTGCGCCGGAGGAGTTCCTCGTCGACGAGGTCGTGGCCGGCGTGCACGTCGTCTCCGTCACCACGGGCATCGGGATGACGACCGGGCTCGGGCTCGCCGACCGGGTCATCGCGAGCCTGTACGAGGGCGCTGCGGTCTAG
- a CDS encoding GNAT family N-acetyltransferase, which translates to MTTEAAIGETPALGRGRPPGDLESCVGLWLAALETRDGHPPAPETADRCRDKFAQPVVSWRVLRASDDVVRGFGLVTAPGTGRPDDPADAAYLSLLAVDPDLQGGGLGSLLLGGLVDDTRAAGHRRVVLHVITDNTAAMRLYEARGWRPIGQPFAHPLYGRETVSLGLEL; encoded by the coding sequence GTGACGACCGAGGCTGCGATCGGCGAGACGCCCGCGCTCGGCCGGGGAAGGCCGCCGGGCGACCTCGAATCCTGCGTCGGCCTGTGGCTGGCCGCTCTCGAGACGCGCGACGGCCACCCGCCCGCTCCGGAGACCGCCGATCGGTGCCGGGACAAGTTCGCGCAGCCGGTCGTGTCGTGGCGGGTTCTTCGCGCTTCCGACGACGTGGTCCGTGGCTTCGGACTCGTCACCGCGCCGGGCACCGGCCGACCCGACGACCCCGCTGACGCGGCGTACCTCTCCCTCCTCGCCGTGGACCCCGACCTTCAGGGCGGCGGCCTCGGCTCTCTGCTCCTGGGCGGGCTCGTCGACGACACGCGTGCCGCGGGTCACCGCCGGGTCGTGTTGCACGTCATCACCGACAACACGGCCGCGATGCGGCTGTACGAGGCGCGGGGGTGGCGGCCGATCGGCCAGCCGTTCGCGCATCCGCTCTACGGGCGAGAGACGGTCAGCCTCGGTCTCGAGCTCTGA
- a CDS encoding MFS transporter yields the protein MSQTSSISGASDTQVPDPRRWLTLATVALAQLMVVLDATVVNIALPAAQKDLDFTNGERQWIVTAYSLAFGSLLLLGGRMSDLIGRKRAFIIGLIGFAAASALGGAAQSFGMLVGARALQGVFGALLAPTALSVLTTTFTIPKERARAFGVFGAIAGAGGAIGLLLGGFLTQDLSWRWNLYINVVIAIIAVIGATIFVHTPKRQGARPKLDVPGTLLVSAALFSLVYGFSNAESDGWNSPLTWGFLGGAGVLLIGFVIWQRAASHPLLPLHIVVNRNRGASYASVTIAGAGMFGIFLFLTYYIEEILRFDPIKTGVSFLPMIGMLVLAAQLSTNVFLPRFGPKIMVPFGMTLATVGMFLLTRLSVDSTYAGNILPALLVLGFAMGSIMPASIQTATLGVDREHAGVASAMVNTSQQVGGSIGTALLNTIAATALTSYLTAHAPTSHTAAAIAQATANAAVHSYTTAYWFGAAFFAFGAILSALLFRRRGHGGSHVAAPGQETHHAQHSAAEPAEPAEPVIAH from the coding sequence ATGTCTCAGACCTCATCGATCTCGGGTGCATCGGACACCCAGGTGCCGGACCCCCGGCGCTGGCTGACGCTCGCCACTGTGGCGCTCGCGCAGCTCATGGTCGTTCTCGACGCGACCGTCGTGAACATCGCCCTCCCGGCGGCCCAGAAAGACCTCGACTTCACCAACGGCGAGAGGCAGTGGATCGTCACGGCTTACTCGCTGGCCTTCGGCAGCCTCCTGCTGCTCGGTGGCCGAATGTCCGATCTCATCGGCCGCAAGCGCGCCTTCATCATCGGCCTCATCGGCTTCGCCGCAGCCTCCGCCCTCGGCGGCGCCGCGCAGTCGTTCGGCATGCTCGTCGGAGCCCGCGCACTGCAGGGTGTCTTCGGCGCCCTCCTCGCTCCCACGGCCCTGTCGGTCCTCACGACGACGTTCACCATCCCGAAGGAGCGCGCTCGCGCCTTCGGCGTCTTCGGTGCGATCGCCGGCGCCGGCGGCGCCATCGGCCTCCTGCTCGGCGGGTTCCTCACACAGGACCTCTCGTGGCGTTGGAACCTCTACATCAACGTCGTCATCGCCATCATCGCGGTCATCGGCGCCACGATCTTCGTGCACACCCCCAAGCGCCAGGGCGCCCGGCCGAAGCTCGACGTCCCCGGCACGCTGCTGGTGTCCGCGGCGCTCTTCTCGCTCGTGTACGGCTTCTCGAACGCCGAGTCCGACGGCTGGAACTCGCCTCTCACCTGGGGCTTCCTGGGCGGGGCCGGCGTGCTCCTGATCGGCTTCGTGATCTGGCAGCGCGCCGCCAGCCACCCGCTGCTGCCGCTCCACATCGTGGTCAACCGCAACCGCGGCGCCTCGTACGCGTCCGTGACGATCGCCGGTGCGGGCATGTTCGGCATCTTCCTCTTCCTCACCTACTACATCGAGGAGATCCTCCGTTTCGACCCGATCAAGACGGGCGTCTCGTTCCTGCCCATGATCGGCATGCTCGTCCTGGCCGCGCAGCTGTCGACGAACGTCTTCCTGCCGCGGTTCGGGCCGAAGATCATGGTGCCGTTCGGCATGACTCTGGCAACGGTGGGCATGTTCCTTCTCACCCGCCTCTCCGTCGACAGCACCTACGCGGGCAACATCCTCCCCGCGCTCCTCGTGCTCGGCTTCGCGATGGGCTCGATCATGCCCGCGTCGATCCAGACCGCCACTCTCGGCGTCGACCGCGAGCACGCCGGTGTCGCCAGCGCCATGGTCAACACGTCGCAGCAGGTCGGCGGCTCCATCGGCACGGCGCTGCTGAACACGATCGCGGCCACCGCGCTGACGAGCTATCTCACCGCCCACGCGCCGACGTCGCACACCGCGGCGGCCATCGCCCAGGCGACCGCGAACGCGGCCGTGCACAGCTACACGACCGCCTACTGGTTCGGTGCGGCGTTCTTCGCCTTCGGCGCGATCCTGTCGGCGCTGCTGTTCCGTCGCCGCGGCCACGGAGGGTCGCACGTCGCGGCTCCCGGGCAGGAGACCCACCACGCACAGCACTCCGCTGCCGAGCCGGCCGAGCCTGCCGAGCCGGTGATCGCTCACTAG